In Streptomyces sclerotialus, one genomic interval encodes:
- a CDS encoding C2 family cysteine protease, with translation MSDRPPEERPPAPEAPTPTDAPPPEAPDPTEASDDAEAPDPAETSDDSEAPDPAEISDDAEAPDPGAEAPEPVGASVTETPDPGAEAPDPVEAPDAETPDPTESEAPEPVEAVNSSEGTDPGEIRAPDEAPGPVESAAHEETVSSEGPGPAGAEVTDPVEAPDSAEVAGSAEASDTYEAPEPVPEPVPELEPVPELEPVPDAGPWSGTEASHGSAEAPGTEVPYPVEDSEAVAPEPWAGSGPGQEGEQHEAAPWPEAATDPTDAAPVAEERADGPADRAGEHPVTGKSSEPHESAEAPDPSEAPEPGVAPGAELTDAPDVAEAQDVTGSAPVPELPEGEPERGLFGRAFADRIARWKGSDQASEFTSVVDRPDFQVDRRKPDEVPDRYGSPLDRPDGSRIPLFDGPPRREQTQQGELGDCGVIAALGAVAAHRPEAIRDCVRENGDGSYAVRLHETEFSGAHNRYEPTGRTINLTVTPELPVHDHAPQETAFADATETGAAWGPVMEKAVAGLDQSWNDERRQKWGRQHRRSDPETSGYVRLDQGTYSTERAELLTQLTGRPASSEPFPTGYDAQGRPADRQLREDLRQKLDDRCPVLVGTKKPGIKEAPLGHGLIGGHVYEVTGVDDRGMIHLRNPWNASHPQPLTVKEFRNSFKPYYATLD, from the coding sequence ATGAGCGACCGTCCACCCGAGGAACGCCCCCCGGCCCCGGAGGCCCCGACACCGACGGACGCCCCACCCCCAGAGGCCCCGGACCCGACGGAGGCGTCCGACGACGCCGAGGCCCCTGATCCGGCGGAAACCTCGGACGACTCCGAGGCCCCCGATCCGGCGGAAATCTCCGACGACGCCGAGGCCCCCGATCCCGGAGCCGAGGCACCGGAGCCGGTGGGGGCCTCTGTCACCGAAACCCCCGATCCCGGAGCTGAGGCACCGGACCCGGTGGAAGCTCCTGACGCCGAAACCCCGGACCCGACCGAGAGTGAGGCGCCGGAGCCGGTCGAGGCCGTGAATTCGTCCGAGGGCACGGACCCGGGCGAAATCCGGGCTCCGGACGAGGCTCCGGGACCGGTCGAGTCCGCTGCCCACGAGGAGACGGTGTCGTCGGAAGGCCCGGGACCCGCTGGGGCTGAGGTTACCGATCCTGTGGAGGCACCGGACTCGGCGGAAGTGGCCGGCTCGGCCGAGGCATCCGATACGTATGAGGCCCCGGAGCCGGTGCCGGAGCCGGTGCCGGAGCTGGAGCCGGTGCCGGAGCTGGAGCCGGTGCCGGACGCCGGCCCTTGGTCCGGTACGGAGGCCTCCCATGGCTCTGCCGAGGCGCCCGGCACAGAAGTGCCGTACCCCGTGGAGGACTCGGAGGCGGTGGCCCCCGAGCCGTGGGCCGGGTCCGGCCCCGGCCAAGAGGGGGAACAGCACGAAGCCGCTCCCTGGCCGGAAGCGGCGACGGATCCGACGGACGCTGCCCCCGTCGCGGAAGAGAGGGCGGACGGACCCGCGGACAGGGCCGGAGAGCACCCGGTCACGGGCAAATCGTCGGAGCCCCATGAATCTGCCGAGGCCCCCGACCCGTCGGAAGCACCGGAGCCGGGCGTCGCGCCGGGCGCGGAGCTGACGGACGCTCCGGACGTGGCGGAGGCCCAGGACGTAACCGGCTCCGCACCGGTGCCGGAGTTGCCGGAAGGCGAGCCTGAGCGGGGGCTTTTCGGCCGGGCCTTCGCCGACCGGATCGCCAGATGGAAGGGAAGCGACCAGGCTTCCGAATTCACGAGCGTGGTCGACCGGCCGGATTTTCAGGTCGACAGAAGAAAGCCCGATGAGGTGCCGGACCGCTACGGCAGCCCCCTCGACCGGCCAGACGGTTCACGAATTCCGCTTTTCGACGGCCCGCCACGCCGGGAACAGACACAACAAGGAGAACTCGGCGACTGCGGCGTCATCGCTGCGCTCGGTGCGGTCGCAGCACACCGCCCCGAAGCGATACGCGACTGCGTACGAGAGAATGGTGACGGCAGCTATGCGGTGAGACTTCATGAAACGGAGTTCTCGGGTGCGCATAATCGCTATGAGCCTACGGGCCGGACCATCAACCTCACCGTCACGCCCGAGCTGCCCGTCCATGACCATGCCCCGCAGGAGACCGCATTCGCCGACGCGACGGAAACCGGTGCGGCATGGGGGCCGGTGATGGAGAAGGCAGTCGCGGGCCTGGATCAGAGCTGGAACGACGAGCGGCGACAGAAGTGGGGGCGACAGCATCGTCGATCCGATCCGGAGACTTCTGGCTACGTACGCCTCGATCAGGGCACATACTCCACGGAGCGGGCCGAGTTGCTCACCCAGCTGACGGGGCGTCCCGCATCGAGCGAGCCGTTTCCCACCGGATACGATGCGCAAGGGCGCCCGGCGGACCGTCAGTTGAGGGAAGATCTGCGGCAGAAGCTTGATGACCGCTGCCCGGTCCTGGTCGGCACGAAGAAACCAGGTATCAAGGAAGCTCCGCTGGGCCATGGTCTTATCGGTGGCCACGTCTATGAGGTCACCGGCGTGGACGATCGCGGGATGATCCACCTGCGTAATCCCTGGAACGCAAGTCATCCGCAGCCGCTGACCGTCAAAGAATTCAGGAATTCCTTCAAACCGTACTACGCCACACTGGATTGA
- a CDS encoding ATP-binding protein yields MSAATADAATAAALALRARLAALPRHVHGTPVEDTDEVARLLTPFSPDPHAGLAEIRKRYRTGVPNRPDAGVRYYLAPQPFTASAPPWDALWQALAEHPYPVLLSVGLEPYVIPEDLGPLLHRVATQYGRLGTPGQLPDGLWSPGGQLAPDAFAVDASRVYADAARRYTDRAFRLRIVLASPAPVPESLAELVGATVSPQERARENGALTETFTGPAHSVARPAPGELPAAWHGVTTLEHSRWGGDHCWRLPEPLAPPLRLLADLTDAREAGAAFRLPLAVHGHMPGFPVRRPGMAGETDYRGEGPGIALGRQLVNDMPAGPLGIGLDDLTRHALFVGTTGSGKTNTTLAFCEQLWRDHGVPFLVLEPVNSDLDDYRWLATRPGFEDLVVLTVGDESVAPLRLNPFEVPAGVRISTHIAGLMACFDAAFGLWDPLPSIYNRALRATYTRRGIVPTDVAGPAHADDWPTLRDFIAEMRKQCEQLDYSGEVRDNIIAASRLRAEALAEGACGSTLDCARSYPVEELLRRPVVVELAGVGDNEKEQSLVTALILQSMTEHYKANRAGGSLAHVTVIEEAHRLLGQPAAQGGEAREGNAQARAAQAFANTLAENRKYGEGIVIVEQVPGKLVEDAYKNTNLKVMHRLPAEEDRALIGGTMRFSPDQERYAASLAPFQAFAYHDGIDRPALISVPNVRTEAARAAGIDRAPLATGPELADRFHSFAAEAPSVDAALAPFPDCEGCRHRCAFRSRAATAVWPEHAAELRKRVATYPKTKPEQATWWQSTATWVASVADTVPLPDPAPAPEATADYRACVFLHLARTTWQRKTLPWVRLYRSHTTHPGTDT; encoded by the coding sequence GTGTCGGCGGCGACCGCGGACGCGGCCACGGCCGCCGCGCTCGCCCTGCGCGCCCGGCTCGCCGCGCTGCCCCGGCACGTGCACGGCACGCCCGTCGAGGACACGGACGAGGTCGCGCGCCTGCTCACGCCGTTCAGCCCGGACCCGCACGCCGGACTCGCCGAGATCCGCAAGCGGTACCGCACCGGCGTCCCCAACCGCCCCGACGCCGGCGTCCGGTACTACCTCGCGCCGCAGCCCTTCACCGCCTCCGCGCCGCCCTGGGACGCGCTGTGGCAGGCGCTGGCGGAACACCCGTACCCGGTACTGCTCAGCGTCGGCCTGGAGCCGTACGTCATCCCGGAGGACCTCGGCCCGCTGCTGCACCGCGTCGCCACCCAGTACGGCCGGCTGGGCACCCCGGGACAGCTGCCCGACGGGCTCTGGTCGCCCGGCGGCCAGCTCGCGCCCGACGCCTTCGCGGTGGACGCCTCCCGGGTGTACGCCGACGCCGCCCGCCGCTACACGGACCGCGCCTTCCGCCTCCGCATCGTGCTGGCCTCCCCGGCCCCGGTACCGGAGTCGCTCGCCGAACTGGTCGGCGCGACGGTCTCACCGCAGGAGCGGGCACGCGAGAACGGCGCGCTCACCGAGACGTTCACCGGTCCCGCGCACAGCGTGGCGCGCCCCGCCCCCGGCGAGCTGCCGGCCGCGTGGCACGGCGTGACGACCCTGGAGCACAGCCGGTGGGGCGGCGACCACTGCTGGCGGCTCCCCGAGCCGCTGGCCCCGCCGCTCCGGCTGCTCGCCGACCTCACGGACGCGCGCGAGGCCGGGGCGGCGTTCCGGCTGCCGCTGGCCGTGCACGGCCACATGCCGGGCTTTCCCGTACGGCGTCCGGGCATGGCGGGGGAGACCGACTACCGGGGCGAGGGGCCGGGCATCGCCCTCGGCCGCCAGCTGGTCAACGACATGCCCGCCGGGCCGCTCGGCATCGGCCTGGACGACCTGACCCGCCACGCGCTGTTCGTCGGCACGACCGGATCCGGCAAGACCAACACCACCCTCGCCTTCTGCGAGCAGCTCTGGCGCGACCACGGGGTCCCCTTCCTCGTCCTCGAACCGGTCAACTCCGACCTGGACGACTACCGCTGGCTGGCCACGCGCCCCGGCTTCGAGGACCTCGTCGTCCTCACCGTGGGCGACGAGAGCGTGGCGCCACTGCGCCTGAACCCCTTCGAGGTGCCGGCCGGCGTCCGCATCAGTACGCACATCGCCGGGCTGATGGCCTGCTTCGACGCGGCCTTCGGCCTCTGGGACCCGCTCCCGAGCATCTACAACCGCGCGCTGCGCGCCACGTACACCCGGAGGGGCATCGTCCCCACCGACGTGGCGGGCCCGGCCCACGCGGACGACTGGCCGACGCTGCGCGACTTCATCGCCGAGATGCGCAAGCAGTGCGAACAGCTCGACTACTCGGGCGAGGTACGCGACAACATCATCGCCGCGTCCCGGCTGCGCGCCGAGGCGCTCGCCGAGGGCGCCTGCGGCTCGACGCTGGACTGCGCCCGCTCGTACCCCGTCGAAGAACTCCTCCGCCGCCCGGTCGTCGTCGAACTCGCCGGCGTCGGCGACAACGAGAAGGAACAGTCCCTCGTCACCGCGCTGATCCTGCAGTCCATGACCGAGCACTACAAGGCGAACCGTGCCGGCGGCTCCCTCGCCCACGTCACGGTCATCGAGGAGGCCCACCGGCTGCTCGGACAGCCGGCCGCCCAGGGCGGCGAGGCCCGCGAAGGCAACGCCCAGGCCCGCGCGGCCCAGGCCTTCGCCAACACCCTCGCCGAGAACCGCAAGTACGGCGAGGGCATCGTCATCGTCGAACAGGTCCCCGGCAAGCTCGTCGAGGACGCGTACAAGAACACCAACCTCAAGGTCATGCACCGCCTGCCCGCCGAGGAGGACCGGGCGCTCATCGGCGGCACGATGCGCTTCTCGCCGGACCAGGAGCGGTACGCGGCGTCCCTGGCGCCCTTCCAGGCGTTCGCGTACCACGACGGCATCGACCGTCCGGCGCTGATCAGCGTCCCGAACGTACGCACCGAGGCGGCACGGGCCGCGGGCATCGACCGGGCCCCGCTGGCCACAGGTCCCGAACTGGCCGACCGCTTCCACTCCTTCGCCGCCGAAGCACCCTCCGTGGACGCCGCTCTCGCACCCTTCCCGGACTGCGAGGGCTGCCGTCACCGCTGCGCCTTCCGCTCCCGCGCGGCCACGGCCGTCTGGCCCGAACACGCCGCTGAACTGCGCAAGCGTGTCGCCACGTACCCGAAGACCAAACCCGAACAGGCCACGTGGTGGCAGTCCACCGCCACCTGGGTCGCCTCGGTCGCCGACACGGTCCCCCTCCCGGACCCCGCCCCCGCCCCCGAAGCGACGGCCGACTACCGCGCCTGCGTCTTCCTTCACCTCGCCCGCACCACCTGGCAGCGCAAGACCCTCCCCTGGGTGCGCCTGTACCGCAGCCACACCACCCACCCCGGAACCGACACATGA
- a CDS encoding ATP-binding protein, producing MREVSEYEWLRERSYARARRSVPEARAFAARAFADWGLGPRTGDALLCVSELATNALRHGVPPGRAFRLRLYQYGDDSGTVRIEVHDSGPGWPRTQCPARDAEYGRGLLLVAAVADKWGVGERDPGKIVWCEFAGDRFSR from the coding sequence ATGCGTGAGGTGAGCGAGTACGAGTGGTTGCGGGAGCGGAGCTACGCGCGGGCGCGCAGGTCCGTGCCGGAGGCGCGGGCGTTCGCGGCGCGCGCCTTCGCGGACTGGGGGCTCGGGCCCCGTACGGGCGACGCGTTGCTGTGCGTCAGCGAGTTGGCCACCAACGCGCTGCGGCACGGCGTACCCCCGGGCCGGGCGTTCCGGCTCCGGCTGTACCAGTACGGCGACGACAGCGGCACCGTACGGATCGAGGTGCACGACTCCGGGCCGGGGTGGCCGCGTACCCAGTGCCCCGCCAGGGATGCGGAGTACGGCCGGGGGCTGTTGCTCGTCGCGGCCGTCGCAGACAAGTGGGGGGTCGGGGAGCGGGACCCGGGCAAGATCGTGTGGTGCGAGTTCGCGGGCGACCGTTTCTCCCGGTGA
- a CDS encoding helix-turn-helix domain-containing protein, producing MQPRKNASAQRLVGAQLALFRRLAGYTQRQLGERLSVGEETIASIEQGRRPLKGDLAERLDLELGTRGVLAVSVEHLPEAEKYPTWGAEFVDNERDCLTHYSYEALVIPGLLQTENYARAVFRTRLPMYCEEEIAELVTARIERQAILRRDAPLTAHFIISQAALMDRLGGDEVYEEQLRRLRVCSDLPGVSLQILPFGQIAHAGLSGPFVLLETQEHELLAYTDTHRGSQFIYAPDDVSRLAMKYAMLRTQALNPADTRGMLDRLLGER from the coding sequence ATGCAGCCCCGGAAGAACGCGTCCGCACAACGCCTCGTCGGCGCCCAACTGGCCCTGTTCCGCCGCCTGGCCGGGTACACCCAGCGGCAACTGGGCGAACGCCTCAGCGTCGGCGAGGAGACGATCGCCTCGATCGAGCAAGGAAGACGTCCCCTGAAAGGGGACTTGGCCGAGCGTCTGGACCTGGAGCTGGGGACGCGAGGCGTACTGGCGGTGTCCGTCGAACACTTGCCGGAAGCCGAGAAGTACCCCACGTGGGGCGCCGAGTTCGTCGACAACGAGCGGGACTGCCTCACGCACTACTCGTATGAAGCCCTGGTCATCCCTGGCCTGCTCCAGACCGAGAACTACGCTCGTGCGGTCTTTCGCACGAGGCTTCCGATGTACTGCGAGGAGGAAATCGCAGAGTTGGTCACGGCAAGAATCGAGCGTCAGGCGATTCTTCGTCGCGACGCCCCGCTGACCGCCCACTTCATCATCTCCCAGGCGGCTTTGATGGACCGGCTCGGCGGCGATGAGGTGTACGAGGAACAGCTACGGCGACTACGTGTCTGCTCCGACCTCCCCGGCGTATCGCTTCAAATCCTGCCATTCGGCCAGATTGCACATGCCGGACTCAGCGGCCCCTTCGTGCTACTGGAGACCCAGGAGCACGAACTCCTCGCCTATACCGACACCCATCGCGGCAGCCAGTTCATCTATGCCCCGGACGACGTGAGCAGGCTGGCGATGAAGTATGCGATGCTGCGAACGCAAGCCCTCAACCCCGCCGACACCAGAGGCATGTTGGACCGGCTGCTAGGAGAGCGATGA
- a CDS encoding DUF397 domain-containing protein — protein sequence MSAALKWFKSSYSGEEAGSTCVEIAVAPTTVHIRDSKAPEGPTLAVDPASWAAFAAFVGSGDEQRSIQ from the coding sequence ATGAGTGCCGCACTGAAGTGGTTCAAGTCCAGCTACAGCGGTGAAGAAGCCGGCAGCACCTGCGTCGAGATCGCCGTCGCGCCCACCACCGTCCACATCCGGGACTCCAAGGCCCCCGAAGGGCCCACGCTCGCCGTTGACCCCGCCTCCTGGGCCGCATTCGCGGCCTTCGTAGGGTCGGGGGATGAACAGCGCAGCATTCAGTGA
- a CDS encoding DUF6882 domain-containing protein, protein MNSAAFSEAFVRAVQPYAAWGVEQLETFNTFLPEGDWSADLDQRYYRQGGQELRISVLGTWDVRDGSWLWGWANPGFGNAPVAGAAHAVRRFGHEQQIPEFTNELVPLSGAPDPRMAAETLAFGAMSVLGAPGYIGAQASPEARVYFVPDDPRVPRAAPDPVKLPRILMTGAGIFGGAESQVVTGYFERHGVALQRTEDGFSVVLPDGTPVSVRFDGQGRVTSIDAHFASAAGR, encoded by the coding sequence ATGAACAGCGCAGCATTCAGTGAGGCTTTTGTCCGGGCGGTCCAGCCTTATGCCGCTTGGGGCGTGGAGCAGCTCGAAACGTTCAACACATTTCTGCCCGAAGGGGACTGGAGCGCTGACCTCGATCAGCGCTATTACCGCCAGGGCGGCCAGGAGCTGCGGATATCCGTGCTCGGGACGTGGGATGTGAGAGACGGCTCGTGGCTGTGGGGGTGGGCCAATCCCGGGTTCGGGAATGCGCCCGTCGCCGGGGCCGCGCACGCCGTACGGCGGTTCGGGCACGAGCAGCAGATTCCCGAGTTCACGAATGAGCTCGTTCCGCTGAGCGGCGCCCCGGACCCGCGTATGGCGGCGGAGACGCTCGCCTTCGGCGCGATGAGCGTGCTCGGCGCGCCGGGGTACATCGGCGCGCAGGCCAGCCCCGAGGCCCGCGTCTATTTCGTGCCGGACGACCCCCGCGTTCCTCGGGCCGCGCCCGACCCGGTCAAGCTGCCCCGCATCCTGATGACCGGCGCGGGCATCTTCGGGGGCGCGGAGAGCCAGGTGGTCACCGGGTACTTCGAGCGCCACGGTGTGGCCCTGCAGCGGACGGAGGACGGGTTCTCCGTCGTGCTGCCCGACGGCACGCCGGTCAGCGTCCGCTTCGACGGGCAGGGGCGCGTCACCTCGATCGACGCCCACTTCGCCAGTGCGGCGGGCCGGTGA
- the hemB gene encoding porphobilinogen synthase, producing MSSTYGRFPGARPRRLRTTPAMRRMVAEHRLHPADLILPAFVREGISEPVPIGSMPGVVQHTRDTLRKAAVEAVEAGVSGIMLFGVPEESKKDANGTAGTDPDGILQVALRDVREEVGDDLVIMSDLCLDEFTDHGHCGVLTPDGRVDNDATLERYAEMARVQAEAGAHTVAPSGMMDGQVRVIREALDGIGHQDVSILAYTAKYASAFYGPFREAVGSSLKGDRKTYQQDGANAREALRELALDLEEGADMVMVKPAMPYLDILRDVAESVDVPVAAYQISGEYAMIEAAAEKGWIDRDAAILEALTGIKRAGAQNILTYWATEVARRL from the coding sequence TTGAGCAGCACGTACGGACGATTCCCGGGAGCGCGGCCGCGTCGGCTGCGCACCACCCCCGCCATGCGCCGCATGGTGGCCGAACACCGGCTGCACCCGGCCGACCTGATCCTCCCCGCCTTCGTGCGGGAGGGGATCTCCGAGCCGGTGCCGATCGGTTCGATGCCGGGGGTCGTCCAGCACACCCGTGACACGCTGCGGAAGGCGGCCGTGGAGGCCGTGGAGGCCGGCGTCTCCGGGATCATGCTCTTCGGCGTGCCCGAGGAGTCCAAGAAGGACGCGAACGGTACGGCGGGCACGGACCCGGACGGCATCCTCCAGGTCGCCCTCCGCGACGTGCGGGAAGAGGTCGGCGACGACCTCGTGATCATGTCCGACCTGTGCCTGGACGAGTTCACCGACCACGGCCACTGCGGCGTCCTGACCCCGGACGGCCGGGTCGACAACGACGCGACGCTGGAGCGGTACGCGGAGATGGCCCGGGTCCAGGCCGAGGCGGGCGCCCACACCGTCGCGCCCAGCGGCATGATGGACGGCCAGGTCCGGGTGATCCGGGAGGCGCTGGACGGCATCGGCCACCAGGACGTCTCGATCCTGGCGTACACGGCGAAGTACGCCTCCGCCTTCTACGGCCCGTTCCGTGAGGCGGTCGGCTCCTCCCTCAAGGGCGACCGCAAGACCTACCAGCAGGACGGCGCGAACGCCCGCGAGGCGCTGCGCGAGCTCGCCCTCGACCTCGAAGAGGGCGCCGACATGGTCATGGTCAAGCCCGCCATGCCGTACCTGGACATCCTCCGGGACGTCGCCGAGTCCGTCGACGTCCCGGTCGCCGCGTACCAGATCTCCGGCGAGTACGCGATGATCGAGGCCGCCGCCGAGAAGGGCTGGATCGACCGCGACGCGGCGATCCTGGAGGCCCTGACCGGCATCAAGCGCGCCGGTGCGCAGAACATCCTGACGTACTGGGCGACGGAGGTCGCCCGCCGTCTCTGA
- a CDS encoding uroporphyrinogen-III synthase, with translation MNPTAPNHPAAGQVTFLGAGPGDPGLLTLRAVEALSHADVLIADPQVLDVVRTHARANVDTPLQASADEASIPADVPTLRDTTNLVMGAARTGKRVVRAVSGDPGLDANVAEEMLACASEGIGFEVVPGVAAAVGVPAYAGVPLRDAQGTDVRFVDARTADDRCWSEVGTSDATAVVSTTLDSVAAAAGELVSAGRKPDTPLTVTIAGTTTRQRTWTATLGTIAQTLKAAKVLPSPDGGQPVIAVVGERSSAAQRDQLSWFESKPLFGWKVLVPRTKEQAASLSDQLVSYGAVPHEVPTIAVEPPRTPQQMERAVKGLVTGRYEWIAFTSVNAVKAVREKFEEYGLDARAFAGIKVAAVGEQTAKALIAFGVKPDLVPSGEQSAAGLLEDWPPYDPVFDPIDRVFLPRADIATETLVAGLIELGWEVDDVTAYRTVRASPPPATTREAIKGGGFDAVLFTSSSTVRNLVGIAGKPHNVTVIACIGPATAKTAEEHGLRVDVMSPEPSVHKLAEALADFGAARRAAAVEAGDPVTRPSERRPGSRRRARS, from the coding sequence TTGAACCCCACCGCCCCGAACCACCCCGCCGCCGGCCAGGTCACCTTCCTCGGTGCCGGGCCGGGAGACCCGGGTCTGCTCACGCTGCGCGCCGTTGAGGCGCTGTCCCACGCGGACGTGCTGATCGCGGACCCGCAGGTGCTCGACGTCGTCCGCACGCATGCCCGGGCGAACGTGGACACACCGTTGCAGGCTTCAGCTGACGAGGCGTCAATCCCCGCCGATGTCCCCACGCTTCGGGACACGACCAATCTTGTCATGGGTGCCGCGCGCACCGGCAAGCGGGTCGTGCGTGCCGTGTCCGGAGACCCCGGCCTGGACGCCAATGTGGCCGAGGAGATGCTGGCCTGCGCCTCCGAAGGCATCGGCTTCGAGGTCGTGCCGGGCGTCGCCGCAGCGGTCGGCGTGCCCGCGTACGCCGGCGTGCCGCTGCGTGACGCGCAGGGCACCGACGTCCGCTTCGTGGACGCCCGTACGGCCGACGACCGCTGCTGGTCCGAGGTCGGCACCAGCGACGCGACCGCCGTCGTCTCCACCACCCTGGACTCGGTGGCCGCGGCCGCCGGCGAACTGGTCTCGGCGGGCCGGAAGCCCGACACGCCGCTGACCGTCACGATCGCCGGTACGACCACCCGCCAGCGCACCTGGACCGCCACCCTCGGCACCATCGCGCAGACGCTCAAGGCCGCCAAGGTGCTGCCGTCGCCGGACGGCGGCCAGCCGGTCATAGCCGTGGTCGGCGAGCGCAGCTCCGCCGCCCAGCGGGACCAGCTCTCCTGGTTCGAGTCCAAGCCGCTGTTCGGCTGGAAGGTGCTCGTACCGCGGACCAAGGAGCAGGCCGCCTCGCTCTCCGACCAGCTCGTCTCGTACGGTGCCGTCCCCCACGAGGTGCCGACGATCGCCGTCGAGCCGCCGCGCACGCCCCAGCAGATGGAGCGCGCGGTCAAGGGCCTGGTCACCGGGCGGTACGAGTGGATCGCCTTCACCTCCGTCAACGCGGTGAAGGCCGTCCGCGAGAAGTTCGAGGAGTACGGCCTGGACGCCCGCGCCTTCGCGGGCATCAAGGTCGCGGCCGTCGGCGAGCAGACCGCCAAGGCGCTCATCGCCTTCGGCGTGAAGCCGGACCTGGTCCCCTCGGGGGAGCAGTCGGCCGCCGGCCTGCTGGAGGACTGGCCGCCGTACGACCCGGTCTTCGACCCGATCGACCGCGTCTTCCTCCCCCGTGCGGACATCGCCACGGAGACCCTGGTCGCGGGCCTGATCGAGCTGGGCTGGGAGGTCGACGACGTCACCGCGTACCGGACCGTGCGCGCGTCCCCGCCGCCGGCCACGACCCGCGAGGCCATCAAGGGCGGCGGCTTCGACGCGGTACTTTTCACCTCGTCTTCGACGGTGCGGAACCTCGTCGGCATCGCCGGCAAGCCGCACAACGTGACCGTGATCGCCTGCATCGGCCCGGCCACCGCCAAGACCGCCGAGGAGCACGGGCTGCGCGTGGACGTCATGTCGCCCGAGCCCTCGGTGCACAAGTTGGCCGAAGCGCTCGCGGACTTCGGCGCGGCCCGGCGTGCCGCCGCGGTCGAGGCCGGTGACCCCGTCACCCGTCCGAGCGAGCGCCGGCCCGGATCGCGTAGGAGGGCTCGGAGTTGA
- the hemC gene encoding hydroxymethylbilane synthase, with translation MTHNALRLGTRRSKLAMAQSGHVAEAVRQVTGRPVELVEITTYGDVSREQLAQIGGTGVFVSALRDALLSGEIDFAVHSLKDLPTAQPEDLTLAAIPVREDPRDALIARDGLTFEQLPDGARVGTGSPRRMAQLNAWARSLGRRIETVPIRGNIDTRIGYVEKGELDAVVLAAAGLNRIGRIGEATELLSPDVVLPAPGQGALAVECAATNEHLAARLAELDDPFTRAAVTAERSLLAALEAGCSAPVGALADLQEGERAVTEMRLRGVVGTTDGSTLVQLSTTGHVPTSRDDVSVPATMGRELAAEMLAKGAAGLMGERAL, from the coding sequence ATGACGCACAACGCATTGCGACTCGGCACACGGCGCAGCAAGCTCGCCATGGCCCAGTCCGGACACGTCGCCGAGGCGGTCCGCCAGGTCACCGGCCGGCCCGTCGAGCTGGTGGAGATCACCACGTACGGCGACGTGTCCCGGGAGCAGCTGGCGCAGATCGGCGGTACCGGCGTCTTCGTCTCCGCGCTGCGCGACGCGCTGCTGAGCGGCGAGATCGACTTCGCCGTCCACTCGCTCAAGGACCTGCCGACCGCGCAGCCCGAGGACCTGACGCTCGCCGCGATCCCGGTCCGCGAGGACCCGCGGGACGCGCTGATCGCCCGCGACGGCCTGACGTTCGAGCAGCTGCCCGACGGCGCACGGGTCGGTACCGGCTCGCCGCGCCGCATGGCGCAGCTGAACGCCTGGGCGCGGTCGCTGGGCCGTCGTATCGAGACCGTGCCGATCCGCGGGAACATCGACACCCGCATCGGTTACGTCGAGAAGGGGGAGCTGGACGCGGTCGTACTGGCCGCTGCCGGGCTCAACCGGATCGGCCGCATCGGCGAGGCGACGGAGCTCCTGTCGCCCGACGTGGTTTTGCCTGCCCCCGGCCAGGGGGCGCTTGCGGTGGAGTGTGCCGCGACCAATGAGCACCTCGCCGCCCGGCTCGCCGAGCTCGACGACCCGTTCACCCGGGCCGCCGTGACCGCCGAGCGTTCCCTGCTCGCCGCTCTGGAGGCCGGCTGCTCCGCACCTGTGGGTGCGCTGGCCGATCTCCAGGAGGGCGAACGGGCTGTCACCGAAATGCGCCTGCGTGGCGTCGTCGGCACGACCGACGGCAGCACGCTGGTGCAGCTGTCCACCACCGGACACGTACCCACCTCCCGCGACGACGTTTCCGTACCGGCGACCATGGGCCGTGAGCTCGCCGCCGAGATGCTCGCCAAGGGTGCTGCCGGTCTTATGGGGGAGCGAGCACTTTGA